A DNA window from bacterium (Candidatus Blackallbacteria) CG13_big_fil_rev_8_21_14_2_50_49_14 contains the following coding sequences:
- a CDS encoding YggT family protein: protein MIVILQILDGIRGLVFLLIVARMVISFLPQVDLRHPIIRFVYGVTEPLLAPFRSILPSTRIGIDFSPLLLMLFMDIIFRLVVNLISNLA from the coding sequence ATGATTGTGATTTTGCAAATTCTGGATGGTATCAGAGGCTTAGTCTTTCTGTTAATTGTGGCCCGTATGGTCATCTCTTTTCTACCTCAGGTGGATCTTCGCCATCCGATCATTCGTTTTGTGTATGGGGTGACAGAGCCTCTGCTTGCACCTTTCCGTTCGATTTTGCCCTCTACTCGAATTGGCATTGATTTCTCACCGCTTTTATTGATGCTGTTTATGGATATTATTTTCAGGTTGGTAGTTAACCTGATTAGCAATCTGGCTTAA